AAGGGACCTGAGTCATCAAGTCCAATCCTCTGCTACCACTGGCAACCCCGTGATATAATCTCCATCAGAAATTGACCCATCCCCATGTTAATCTAGTTGGGTTGTCTGCTCCGAGGGCTGTTCCTGGCCCTCCCTTCTCTGCTGGGGACAAACCTTCTTTgcatttccagtctaaatttacTCATGGCCAGTTCACCATTTGTTCTTATGCCAATGTTGTCCTTTAGAatcaacagctcttctccctctctgGTGTTTACCTCCCTGATCTATTTACAGAGAATGATTGTATCCCCTCTCAACTGGTGTTTTGCTAGGCTACACAAGCCAAACTCACCTAGGCCATGTCTAAACTAAGGGCTAGGGGTGTAATTTCCCGCttacatacttgcactagcttgATGAGCGCTAGCGCGAGTACAAATAGCAGTGTATCTGCGGGGCCATGGGCACAGCTACAACCTCCTCTGTGCCCTGCGGGAACGTGATCAGCTGTGCCTCCACTGCCACTGCTCATGCTATGGTGGCTACATTGCAATTTATACTCGCaccagctctcattgagctacTGCGAGTGTGTatatgcaagctgggaatcacactcctAGCTCATAGTGCAGGCAGTGTCTCATTCTCCTCTCCTAAAATagctctccattgttgcaatAGCAGGACCATCATTCCTAAGATTGTTCAATTTGTGTTGTGACTCATTCCATATTTATACTGCTTTTTATTAAGCCACATCTTGGATAGATAGTCAGATGGTGGAAATAGAGCCATCCTTTGACTGTAAGGGTGCTATACCGATTTACAGTGGTGTGATGATAATGCACCAGACTCAGTGGTGTGATTGTCAGAGGTGAGGAGGCAGAAGTGCTCTATCCTGCCATTGCCCTTGCCTGTCCCTCCACAGGCAGCACACGATGTcctgagaaggaaaatgtccagcCAAACTACCATGACCAAATTCCTTCTCCTGAGCTTCTCTAAGGCTCAAGagctgcagattttacactttgtggtgtttctagggATTTTCCTGGCAGGCCTGATGGGGAACCTCCTCATTATTGCAGCTGTGGCCCTGGACCACCATCTTCACACTCCCATGTACTTCTTCTTGATGAATTTGTCCATGATAGACCTCGGATCCATTTCCGTCACTGTCCCCAAGTCCATGGCCAATTCTCTATTGAACTCCAGGTCGATTTCTTATTCTGGGTATGTTGCCCAGgtctttttcttcattttcttcacTGCGGTTGACTTTGGTTTTCTCACCATCATGGCATACGACCGCTACGTCGCCATCTGCAAACCACTACACTATGAGTCTCTGATGAATAGGAGAGCTTGTATTGAAATGGCAGCCAGTGGTTGGATTAGTGGTATTTTCTGCTCTCCACTGCACACTGGGAACACATTTGCATTAAccttctgtggaggcaacatggtggatcaattcttctgtgaaatcccacAGCTACTCAAGCTCACTTGCTCTGACTCATATCTCAATGAAGTTGGGGTTATTGCCTTTTTTGCATGTTTAACTATAAGCTGCTTTGCATTAATAATTATgtcatatgttcagatcttcaccacggtgctgagaatcccctctgagctgggccagcATAAAGCCatctccacctgcctccctcacctcactgtggtctccTTGTTTGTTTGCACTGGGACTTTTGCCTATGTGAAACCACCCTCCATCTGTCTATCAGGTCTGGATCTTGTGGTGGGTGTGCTCTATTCCGTAGTGCCACCAATCATGAATccaatcatctacagcatgaggaacaaggaaatTAAAGGTGCTCTGAGGAAACTGACTCAGTGAACATTATTAACCAAGAATAAAATTTCCAGATTTCTCCCACGACCATGACTTCATTCTGTCCTGTATCCACAGGAATGTGATGTGCAATATCTTTATGTAAAATGAGTGGTAATGATCAAAACTCAGTTAActaaagttaatggagttactttaggcttacaccagtgtaaattagataagatctatctatctatctatttctctctctctctctctctctctgtatctaTTGCAACGAACCAAAACAAAACTTTGGTTAACACTGTAGTTTAGTTAAGGTTGTCCCCCAGAGCTGGCAATAGCTAGTGGTAATCATCTGCTTGCACACTAGCAGCATTGACTATGTCCGCTGCAGCTGTATTGAATGGTAAAGGCAGATATTGGCGCACACACACAGGAGGGAAATGGGGGCTGTCAGCCATACctgttctgcctcttcccctatTTCCCCCCAGTCCCCTGTCACTCACTATCACATCCCCCTTCGTAGTGCACCACCCTTCCCCGCCACTCCACCTAGCTCCCATTCCTCTCCAACTGACTCACCACCCCATTTATCTCCCACTTTAATCACCCCTCTGTTGCTACCCCCCAAACTCCTTGTTAGGGGAGCTTTTGACAACTAGCAAAATGCCTAGGCCACTGCCAGTAGCTGGAATCCTGATTATCTTGCTCATTGCTAAAAGCAGCTCAGGGGTTGAGTGACCACAAGATGTGAGCATGAGCCTGCATCATTCCTGGTAAGCTCTCTTTTGAAATTGCTGATGTTTGCGTCTTAGAAAAACAGGAAGTCTGGCTATAGTTTTGATTGCTATTATGTGGAAATACCGCTGCAAGGCTAACAGCTCAAAATTGCTTGCTAATGCTTTTTTTGGGTGTGACTTTTTAACACCTTCTTCTTGCTTAATGGTTGGTTTTGATTGGTAAGCTATATAACACTTTTAAGAAAAAGAAGGGGACAAGATCGGGGTTAAGTGAACTCTGCTGTGAACCCAACTCGAGTTCCCCAGCAGCAGACAGAAGGCTGACCACTGTAAATCTGTCACTGGACACTTGAGGTCCACTCCAGACCTTGGGGTAACTACAGTCTGGGGTGATCCAAGGTAACCTGTTGCTTGTGTGTGTACATGCTGGAGACTAAATAAAGTaaaagctttaagtgaaagcactcttgtttgCACTGTTTATATCAACCACTTATCAGATGGGTGTGCTGTGTCCCCATTGATATATTTCCTGACATTGCCTTATAAGGAGTAAAGTTACTGAGAGCTTTGGGTTCAGAAAACCGGCGGGTAACACTCTCTCCCGTTGTTCCCCCGCATCCTCTCTACCCAGCAGGAATGTGCATGTGTAAcctattttcatttcaaaaataGTTTAAGCACCTTCCAAATTTTCTGCTGTGCTCGGGTGACATTTCCAAAAATTAAAAACCCCTGGACAGAGGCAGATGCCACCTTCTTTTAGTTTCAGACTTTGGCCCACTATTAGCGTCAACCTCAGTGCCCGAGTGGGGCTCAGGTTTGATGGCCAGACCATTCCTCCTTCAGAAGTTTAGGCCTGTGATCCAGAGGTAGCGTTCAACCAGCTCATGCTCTCTCGATGCACATGCACTCTGTAATCTGTTTAGCACCATACCAACCACTTCAAAGGCTGACGTGCCTCACTGGAGAGCTACACACTATGGCTAATCATATTGTAACTTGATTTCCCACAAAGGGCTGGTATCTGGCCTGCACTCTGGTGCAGTAACCATCAACCACTGGAGAACCTGCTGCTGTGAGGATCTGAGCCCCGGTTTGAGCTCTCTgtgtgtggaaaaaaaatcagcacaaAAATACCCTAACTTTGAGAAAAGTTAGAAGtaactccattgcagtcaatgggactgaCGCGACCCACACTTAGTCAGGAGTAATTCAATGGGGCTGACTCCCCTCTCAGCCCAGGGTAACTTAGTGGAGTTGTGATGCAGTACAGCTGGTCTAAGGAAGAGGAGATTCAGGCCTTTTGACTCTATCCCCCACCATGTCCTCCATCCACTGAACCCATCTTACCCTAGTCCCTGAGtatctccctccctctgtctcacacagcccagaccccccaAACAAACACCCACAGCCCCTAATCCCCTCATTCCCCACTCATAACCTTCCACCCCACAGACACTTCCAGCCCTTGTCTGTTGAGGTTTCCCCCTCCCACCGGCCAGAgccaatttccccacccagagtTTGTGACTCAACTTCCTCAGAGATCCttacttaacctctctgtccatcagtcccctcctctgctcagccccattCCCCTGGCATGGCCTCAGTCCCAGGGAACAGCCTCCCACCCCTGCTTCCTTCCATCTCCCTCCAAACACCAGCCCAGtctctcctccatctccccatTGGCAAACTCAGGCCACAACtttcttccttccccactctcctccttcctctgcctggACCAGCTCCGCTTTTCTGAACAGTGACTCCAGGGTGGGCTCCGCCCATCCCTGCCCAATACACAGTTAAGCTGGGGAACAAGGTATCACTCAGACAAAGCACCCAGCAAAGTGAATCATTGACAGGGATCACAAGAACCTTCACATTTACATCAGATCAGAGAATGAATTAAACCACCATGATGCAGGTCTCCAGCCAGCCACTAACTCACAGGGAACTTCCCTGACACAGAGGTCAGGGAAGAATTGTTCACTGGGAGGCACTGCCCCTCCCTctacagcagctggtgctggtccCTCCAGGAGTCACTGCTCTGAGAAGGGCTTTTCCCAGGAGAACGTGGAAAGAGGCACTTTTAGTCCCATAAAACTCTGCTGACTCTCAGGGCTGGATTCATACACTTCAGGGCCATGCATGGGGCTCTGCCCCCTTGACCCTGTACCCCACATggagtgacagtggtgggggcccctcaaagagagcctgagacagtGGCATGggaccccctgctccctcccaggaGATCAttaggtcagccagggtctgcagcacTTGGGTTTGCTGCtcgagacagggccggctctagggctTTTGCTAacccaagtggcaaaaaaaaaaatacaaaaatctgTGATCGCagtcggcggcagctccaccatgtcgctttcttcttcagcggcaatttggtggctctgagagggaccgagggacccgccactgaattgctgctgaagagcccaAAGTGCCAcctcttccccttggccgccccaagcacctgcttgttcagctggggcctggagccgtccctggccTGAGAAGGCCCATTGTGTCCTGaggcatctccctctccttttcctgctgggattcCTGGGCCATTCTCCTGTTCACTCCGCCTTTCTCCATGCCATCTGCCATGTCGGCACTCCAGGCCCTCTGTTTGTGGTCcactgcagcactggcttgcaggatctcactgaacatgtcCTCCCTTGTCCTCTGCTTTCACCTCCTCAACAGGGTTAGGACTTCTGTGAGTGCAGAAGGGGCACACCTCAAAGGCCACCATGCTGGAAGCTGCTGATAAAAGAGACAGGTGTATCGTTTACAGTCACGATGGAAATGGAAAGGTAAGTTTCAAAACTACCTTCCCTTATTCCCATCAACACTTTTAAAATGACCTGCTTCGTGACACTGGCAGCTTTGGAGTACCTTGGTACCACACTGCTTTCCAGCTCCAGCCATGCGGAGGAGTTTGGCCTaccagggtggtgggggggaggatttTCCATTGCCTGAAGCTATAATATTTCAGGCCCCATTCCAGGGCTATGATTCTAGGGAACGGCACTGATTATTGGCACTATTTGCCACAGGCAGTAGTAGAGTGAGCACCTTCTCAAAAGGCAAAAGTGGGACACAAGcatgagcccagccccctccatggccctgccccttctcttcccttgagcccccaccccctgctcctcctcttcccccgaggcctgCAGCTGCACACAACAATGGACAGCTCCTAGGTGgtcaatcaggaaaaggcatttcagaaGTATGCAGGAGTTTTAAAAGGGTGTGTGACTTCTGGTCTCCGCGAGCCCGAGGCAGTTGAGTTCACCATTGTGACCAGCAGAGTCATTGTTGCATggaatggggcattgtgggacagctgctggaggactgttagggttgacaCAGGTCATGCACTGTCTACACTCATGCAACATCAACCTCTGTAGGTCGACCATGGCTCAATGCCACTCAGGGAGGCGTTTTTACTGCATCATCTTCACGGGGTGCTTACATCAGCCAGAAACAAAAGTGTAGACACGGGCACAAATAGATCGATGCAAGTTGACTTATGTCGACCttactttctagtgtagaccaggccttagatgcacCCATGATACACAGAACCCTCCACTCAGGGGCGGTGctgtgtattttgccgccccaagcatgcaatcaggctgccttcggtggcatgcctgcgggaggtccgctgtgaAGGCGGATTCAGTgtacttgctgccgaattgctgccaaagccgcaggaccaggggacctcccacaggcatgccgccgaaggcagcctgactgccgcccttatGGCGACCGGCAGGCTGTCCCCtggggcttgccgccccaggtacGTGCTTGGTGCACTagtgtctggagccgcccctgcctccactcAGCTGCTGAATAACCCTGTcggcacctaagtttctgcctcaggCAGGCACCCAGATGCCTAGCTCACTGCTAAGCCCCAGAAGGAACCTCAAAGCAGGTGAAGTTGGACGTTTCCCCACCAAGCTCACCTGCAGGGCCCGATCCGGTAGGTGTCCTGAGAGCACACATCACTCCACCCAAAacagctggtggggtggggaggcaaaaGTCACCTTCAAGCCA
The sequence above is a segment of the Mauremys mutica isolate MM-2020 ecotype Southern chromosome 12, ASM2049712v1, whole genome shotgun sequence genome. Coding sequences within it:
- the LOC123346731 gene encoding olfactory receptor 14C36-like; this encodes MIDLGSISVTVPKSMANSLLNSRSISYSGYVAQVFFFIFFTAVDFGFLTIMAYDRYVAICKPLHYESLMNRRACIEMAASGWISGIFCSPLHTGNTFALTFCGGNMVDQFFCEIPQLLKLTCSDSYLNEVGVIAFFACLTISCFALIIMSYVQIFTTVLRIPSELGQHKAISTCLPHLTVVSLFVCTGTFAYVKPPSICLSGLDLVVGVLYSVVPPIMNPIIYSMRNKEIKGALRKLTQ